The DNA window GACATGTCCCACATGCCGTTGTGGCTGGCGCCGTCGGTGCCGGTGACACCGGCCCGGTCCAGCACGAAGGTGACGCCCAGCCGGTGCAGCGCCACATCCATCAGGACCTGGTCGAACGCCCGGTTGAGGAAGGTGGCGTAGACCGCGACCACCGGGTGCAGCCCGCCGGTGGCCAGACCGGCGGCGGAGACCGCGGCATGCTGCTCGGCGATGCCCACGTCGAAGATGCGGTCGGGGTACGCCTCGGCGAACCCGGCCAGGCCGACGGGCTGGAGCATGGCGGCGGTGATGGCGACCACATCGGGCCGGTCGCGGCCCACGGCGACCATCTCCCGGCCGAAGACGGAGGTCCAGGAGGTCCCGGTGGCGGGCGACAGCGGCAGGCAGGTGAAGGGGTCCATGGCGCCGACCGAGTGGAAGTGGTCGGCGTCGTCCTCCTCGGCGGGGCGGTAGCCGTGGCCCTTCTCGGTGAGGCAGTGCACGATGACGGGGCCGCCGAAGCCCCGGGCCCGCTCCAGCGCCGACTCGACGGCCGCCGTGTCATGGCCGTCGATCGGGCCGAGGTACTTCAGCCCCAGGTCCTCGAACATGCCCTGCGGGGCGAAGGAGTCCTTGAAGCCCTTCTTCGCCCCGTGCAGGGCACCCAGCATCGGCCGGCCGACCACGGGGGTGCGTTGCAGCGCCTCCCGGCCCCAGCTGAGGAAGCGCTCGTACCCCTGGGTGGTGCGCAGCGTGGCCAGATGGTTGGCCAGGCCGCCGATGGTCTTGGCGTAGGAGCGCTCATTGTCGTTGACCACGATGACCAGCGGGCGGTCCTGGGCCTCGGCGATGTTGTTGAGCGCCTCCCAGGCCATGCCGCCGGTCAGCGCGCCGTCGCCGATCACGGCGACCACGCTGCGGTCGCGGTGGCCGAGCAGCTGGTTGGCCTTGGCGAGGCCGTCGGCGTAGCCGAGCACGGTGGAGGCGTGCGAGTTCTCGATCACATCGTGCTCGGACTCGGCCCGCGAGGGGTAGCCGGACAGCCCGCCCTTGACCCGCAGCCCGGAGAAGTCCTGACGCCCGGTCAGCAGCTTGTGGACATAGGACTGGTGGCCGGTGTCGAAGAGGATGCGGTCACGCGGCGAGTCGAAGACCCGGTGCAGCGCGACGGTGAGCTCCACCACCCCGAGGTTGGGCCCGAGGTGGCCGCCGGCCCGGGAGACGGCCCGGATGAGGAACTCCCGGATCTCGTCGGCGAGCAGGGGCAGCTGCGCGGGTGCGAGGCGCTTGAGGTCGGCGGGCTCCGAGATGCTTTCCAGCAGGGTCACGATTTCCCTCACCTTCGGTTCGCTGCTGTGACGTACGGCGCTGTACGGGGAGTCAGCCGGCGGTGACGGTGGGCTCGCCGGACTCGACGCCGTCGGCCTCCATCTGCTCGGCGAGCTTGAGCGCCTCCTCGATCAGCGTCTCCACGATCCTCGACTCCGGCACGGTCTTGATCACCTCGCCCTTGACGAAGATCTGCCCCTTGCCGTTCCCCGACGCCACCCCGAGGTCCGCCTCACGCGCCTCCCCAGGCCCGTTCACCACGCACCCCATCACCGCCACCCGCAGCGGCACATTCATCCCCTCCAAGCCCGCGGTCACCTCTTCCGCGAGCTTGTACACATCCACCTGCGCCCGCCCGCACGACGGACACGACACAATCTCCAGACCCCGCTGCCGCAGCCCCAGCGACTCCAGGATCTGGTTCCCCACCTTGACCTCCTCCACCGGAGGCGCCGACAGCGACACCCGGATCGTGTCCCCGATCCCCTCCGCCAGCAGCGCCCCGAACGCCACCGCCGACTTGATCGTCCCCTGGAACGCCGGACCCGCCTCCGTCACCCCCAGATGCAGCGGATAGTCACACGCCGCCGCCAACTGACGATACGCATTCACCATCACCACCGGATCGTTGTGCTTCACCGAGATCTTGATATCCCGGAACCCGTGCTCCTCGAACAGCGAGCACTCCCACAACGCCGACTCCACCAACGCCTCCGGAGTCGCCCGCCCGTACTTCTCCATCAACCGCCGGTCCAACGACCCCGCGTTCACCCCGATCCGGATCGGCACCCCCGCCGCCGACGCCGCCCCCGCGATCTCCCGCACCTTGTCGTCGAACTGCTTGATGTTCCCCGGATTCACCCGCACCGCCGCACACCCCGCGTCAATCGCCGCAAAGACATACTTCGGCTGGAAGTGGATGTCCGCGATCACCGGGATCTGCGACTTCCGCGCAATCGCCGGCAACGCCTCCGCATCATCCTGCGACGGCACCGCCACCCGCACGATCTGGCACCCCGACGCCGTCAGCTGCGCAATCTGCTGCAACGTCGCATTGACATCAGCCGTCACCGTCGTCGTCATCGACTGCACCGACACCGGCGCATCACCACCCACCGGCACACCCCCCACCATGATCTGCCGCGACTTGCGGCGCACGGCGAGCGGCTTGAGCGGCATGGACGGAATACCGAGCGAGATCGCGGTCATGGTTTCACCCTCACTGTGGCAGGTGCGATTCGTGGGAAGGGGTGAAGGGATGGGTCAGGGTCAGCGGGTGGGTGCGCGGCGCGGGGCTGTGGGGCCCCGCGCCGCGCAGCGGGCGCTCAGTGGCTCCGGTTGGCGGCGACCGTCTCCCGGGCCGCGCGGATCGACGCCTTGAGCGATCCCATGGTGGCGAGGACCGCGGTGGGCTCATAGCCGCAGTGCGCCATGCAGTTCTCGCAGCGCGGGTCCCGGCCCCGGCCGTACTTCGACCAGTCGGTCTTCTCCACCAGCTCGCGGTAGGTGGGCACATACCCGTCGGACATCAGATAGCAGGGGCGCTGCCATCCGAAGAGCGAGTAGTTGGGGATGCCCCAGGCCGTGCACTCGAAGTCGACCTTGCCCTCCAGGAAGTCCAGGAAGAGCGGGCTGTGGTTGAGCCGCCAGCGCCGCCGGTTCCCCCCGGAGAACGCCTTCTTGAAGAGCTCGCGGGTCTGCTGCACCCCCAGGAAGTGCTCCTGGTCGGGCGCCTTCTCATAGGCGTAGCCGGGCGAGAGCATCATCTCGTCGACCTGGAGGTCGTCGTTGAGGTAGTCCAGCACCTCGACCACCGTCTGCGCGGTGTCCGTGTTGAAGAAGGTGCTGTTGGTGGTGACCCGGAAGCCCCGGGCCTTGGCCTCCTTGATGGCGGCCACCGCCTCGTCGAAGGTCCCCTCCTTGGCCACCGAGGCGTCGTGCCGCTCCCGCAGGCCGTCGATGTGGACGGTGAAGGCGAAGTACGGCGAGGGGGTGAACTTGTCCAGCTTCTTGCGCAGCAGCAGCGCATTGGTGCAGAGGAAGACGTACTTCCGCCGCTCCACCAGCTGACGGACGATCTCGTCGATCTGGGGGTGCATCAGCGGCTCGCCGCCGGCGATGGAGACCATGGGGGCGCCGGACTCCAGCACCGCGCCGACCGCCTGGGCAACCGGCATCCGCTGCTTGAGGACACCGGCGGGGTGCTGGATCTTGCCGCACCCCTCGCACTTGAGGTTGCAGGCGAACAGCGGCTCGAGTTCCACGATGAGCGGGAACTTGTCCCGGCGCTTCAGGAGTTTCTGCTGGAGGAGGTACGTGCTGATCCGCGCGGTCTGGCGCAACGGCATGGCCATGACTAGCTCGCCTCCTGAGGGAGCGTCCGGATAGGGGTTTCGGTGGGGTGACTCGGGTCGGTCGGGTCGGTGGCACCGCTCTGGGGGGCCAGGGCGTGATGCCAGGCGGTGAAGGCGGGCACGGCGGAGCGGAGCGCACGCCAGGCGCGCACTCCGCTCGGGACGGTGCCGGGCCGCAGCAGTTCCTGCTCCGGCGTGTCGACGACGATGCGGACGGCGGCGCCGGGCAGCCCCGGGGCTGCCCGGCGGGCGGCGTCCAGCACCGCGGCGGTCTCCATGTCGATCCCCAGGGCGCCGCCGTCGTGCAGCCGGCGGCGGGCCGCCGCGCCGCGCACCACGCGGTCGGCCGAGTGGATCCTGCCGAGATGGACGGTCAGACCTCGGGCGCGCAGCGCGTCCGCGAGCAGCCCGCACGAAGGAACCCCGATCGAGGTCTGCCCTTCGTCGCGCACCTCAGCGGCAACGACGGCGTCGCCCGGGCGTATTCCCGGACCGGCCGCTGCGCAGAACCCGGTGGCCAGCAGCGCGCCATAACCGCTGCCGCCGCCGCTCAGCAGGGCGGTGACGGAGCGTCGGGCGCGGACCGGCCCCATGCCGGTGGCCGTCAGCAGCGCCCGTCCGGCGCCCCGGGCGGGCATGCCCGGGGCCGTCCAGTCGCCGCCGCGCAGCGCCCACCGCTCCACGCCCAGGGCGCAGACCACCAGCAGCGGGCCGCCGCCGGCGGCGGTCGGTTCGAACGGTTCCCCGGCGGGGCCGTCGAAGCGGTAGGACCGTCTCATCGCTCGGCCCTCGTCCCGGCCGTGCCACCCGCTGCCGCCGTGCCTGTGCCCGCCGTGCCCGTCCCTGCGGTGCCCGTGCCCGCGGTGTTCGTCCCCGCGGTGCTCGTCCCCGCCACGGGGCCGCCGCTGCGGTCCGCCGCCGGGACGGGTGCCGGGCCGGGCAGCGCCCGCGCGGCATGGCCGACGGCGTCCGGGCGGGGGACGCCGTGCAGATAGCGGCCGAGCGCGGTGACCGGGAAGACCAGCCGGTAGAGGTTGTAGTTGATGGAGAAGTCCCAGGGGAACCCGGTGCCGGTGAACTGCGGCTCGTCCCAGGTGCCCTCGGGCAGCTGGGTGGCGGCCAGCCAGGCGACGCCCCGGTCCACGACCTCGCCGCTCTCCCCGGCCGACAGCAGCGCCATCAGCGCCCAGGCGGTCTGCGAGGCGGTGGAGTCGCCCCGCCCGGACCAGTTCTCCGGGTCGTCGTAGGAGCGCATGTCCTCGCCCCAGCCGCCGTCGGCGTTCTGGTGCTCCTCCAGCCAGCGCACCGCGCGCCGGATGGCCGGATGTGCGGTGGGGATGCCTGCGGCGACCAGCGCCGGGACCACCGAACCGGTGCCGTAGAGGTAGTTGGTGCCCCAGCGGCCGAACCACGAGCCGTCCGTCTCCTGCTCGCGCAGCAGCCACTCCACACCGCGCCGGGTGCGCGGGTCGCGGGCCTTGCCGACGTCCGCCAGCATCTCCACCACATGGGCGGTGACATCGGCGGACGGCGGGTCGACCACCTCGCCGAAGTCGCAGAACGGGAGCTTGTTGGGCAGGGTGCTGGTGTTGTCGACGTCGAAGGCGCCCCAGGCGCCGTTCTTGGACTGCATGCCGAGGTTCCAGGCGACGCCCCGGTCGACCGCGCCGCGCAGCCGGTCCGGGTCCGGGTGGTCCACCCGGCGCAGCGCCAGCACCACCTCGGCGGTGTCGTCGATGTCCGGGTAGGTGTCGTTGTCGAACTCGAACGCCCAGCCGCCCGGCTCCAGTTCGGGCCGCTGCACGGCCCAGTCGCCGCGCCGGTGGATCTCCTCGCCGAGCATCCAGTCGGCGGCGCTGACCAGTGCCGGGTGGTCGGCCGGCAGACCGGCGTCCACCAGCGCGATGGTGGCCAGGCAGGTGTCCCACACCGGGGACTGGCAGGCTTCCAGCCAGCGCTTCCCGTCCTCGGTGTGCACGGTGAACCGGTCGAAGGCGGCGAGACCGGCCCGCATCACCGGATGGTCGAGGTCATAGCCCTCCAGGTGCAGGGCGATCAGCGAGTAGACGGCGGGCGGCTGGATACCGCCCCAGCAGCCGTCGGTCTCCTGCCGCTCGACGATCCAGCGGGTGGCCTGCCCCAGCGCCAGCCGTCGGACCGGCCGCACCGCCCGCCGGTGGTAGGCGTGCAGCACCCGGTCCAGCCGCTGGAACACCCCGTCCCAGCTGGTCGGCGAGGCGAACCGCTGGGTGGGGAACGGGTCGGCCGGGTCGGTGTGCAGCTCGTCAAGGGGGAACGGCGTGGGGCGGACCGGGCGGTGAGCCGAGACCACGGTGAGCGGTACGATGGTCTGCCTGGCCCAGCAGCCGAACGAGTAGATGTTCAGCGGCGCCCATTTGGGCAGGAACATCAGCTCCGGGGGAAGGTCCGGCAGCCGCTCCCAGGGCCACCAGCCGAAGAGCGCCAGCCAGATGCGGGTGAAGACCCGGCTGGCCGCGATCCCTCCGTGGTCCCGGATCCAGGCCGAGGCGCTGGCCATATGCGGCGCCTCGGGATCGTCACCGGCGAGTTTGAGGGCGACATAGGCCTCCACGGTGGTGGAGAGCTCCGACGGGCCGCCGTGGAAGGTGGCCCACGTCCCGTCGTCGCGCTGCTGGGAGCGGATCCACGCGGCGGTGGCCCGGGTCTGCTCCTCGGTCCGGATGCCGAGGAACTGCCGCAGCAGCAGATCCTCGGCGTCCATGGTCACATTGGTTTCGAGGTTCCCTTTCCACCAGCCCTGGTCGCTCTGGAGCGACAGCAGGTGGGCGGTGGCGCGCTCCAGCGCGGCGGCGGCCACGGCCCGGGTCTGCGCCGCCGGACCGCCGGGAGCGGGACCCGCCCCCGGGGGGGCGTCGAGATCCTCACCGGGCCTCTCCCCGGCATCGTGCACATCCTGCAAAGGACTCTTCACCGCGACCGGCTCGGGATCGTACTCGGGGTCGAGCCGACCGTCCGCGGTTGTTGTCACCTTGGGTTCACCTCTCCCGTACGACGACGAATTCGGCGAGTGCGACAAAGTGCTCGCGCACCACGTCGGGCATGGGCACCTCGTCCAGAGCGGCGAGGGCGGTCTTGTGGCGGCGGCGGGCCTCGTCCTGGGTCCAGGCCCGGCCGCCGGCCTCCTCGATGAGGGCGGCGCGGGCGGCGAGCTGCTCCTCGTCCTCGTGGCCGCGGCCCTCCGGGTCGGCCAGCAGTTCGGCGAGGCGCCGCGAGGCCCGGCCGCCCTCCGCGAGGGCGGCGGAGACCGGCAGCGACTTCTTGCGCTGGCGCAGGTCGCCCCAGTGCGGTTTGCCGGTGACTTCGGTGGCGCCCCAGATGCCGAGCAGGTCGTCCACCGCCTGGAAGGCCAGACCGAGGTCGTGGCCGTAGCGCTCCAGGGCGTCGGCGGTGCGGTCGTCGGCGCCCGCGAGGACGGCCCCGATGGAGGAGGCGCAGGCGAGCAGGGCACCGGTCTTGTTGCCCTCCATCTCCAGGCACTCCTCGACGGTGACCCGGTCGCGGTGCTCGAAGGAGAGGTCCTGCGCCTGGCCGTCGATCAGCTTCCGGGTGGCGCTGGTGATCCGGCGTACCGCCCGGGCGGCGTCGGCGGCCTGGATGGCGGGTCCGCCGGCGGCAGCGGACGCCTCGGGGGCCTCCAGCAGCACCTCGGTGGCCAGCGCGAAGAGCGCGTCGCCGACCAGGATCGCCTGCGCGGGCCCGAAGACGGTCCAGGCGGTGGCGCGGTGGCGGCGGGTCTCGTCACCGTCCATCAGGTCGTCGTGGAGCAGCGAGAAGTTGTGCACCAGCTCGACGGCGGCCCCGCCGGGTGCGCCGATACCGGGATCGGCGCCGACGGCCTGGGCGGAGAGCAGCGCCAGCGCGGGCCGCACCGCCTTGCCGCCGTCACCGGCGGCGGGCCTGCCGTCG is part of the Peterkaempfera bronchialis genome and encodes:
- the shc gene encoding squalene--hopene cyclase; translated protein: MAAAALERATAHLLSLQSDQGWWKGNLETNVTMDAEDLLLRQFLGIRTEEQTRATAAWIRSQQRDDGTWATFHGGPSELSTTVEAYVALKLAGDDPEAPHMASASAWIRDHGGIAASRVFTRIWLALFGWWPWERLPDLPPELMFLPKWAPLNIYSFGCWARQTIVPLTVVSAHRPVRPTPFPLDELHTDPADPFPTQRFASPTSWDGVFQRLDRVLHAYHRRAVRPVRRLALGQATRWIVERQETDGCWGGIQPPAVYSLIALHLEGYDLDHPVMRAGLAAFDRFTVHTEDGKRWLEACQSPVWDTCLATIALVDAGLPADHPALVSAADWMLGEEIHRRGDWAVQRPELEPGGWAFEFDNDTYPDIDDTAEVVLALRRVDHPDPDRLRGAVDRGVAWNLGMQSKNGAWGAFDVDNTSTLPNKLPFCDFGEVVDPPSADVTAHVVEMLADVGKARDPRTRRGVEWLLREQETDGSWFGRWGTNYLYGTGSVVPALVAAGIPTAHPAIRRAVRWLEEHQNADGGWGEDMRSYDDPENWSGRGDSTASQTAWALMALLSAGESGEVVDRGVAWLAATQLPEGTWDEPQFTGTGFPWDFSINYNLYRLVFPVTALGRYLHGVPRPDAVGHAARALPGPAPVPAADRSGGPVAGTSTAGTNTAGTGTAGTGTAGTGTAAAGGTAGTRAER
- the hpnH gene encoding adenosyl-hopene transferase HpnH; the protein is MAMPLRQTARISTYLLQQKLLKRRDKFPLIVELEPLFACNLKCEGCGKIQHPAGVLKQRMPVAQAVGAVLESGAPMVSIAGGEPLMHPQIDEIVRQLVERRKYVFLCTNALLLRKKLDKFTPSPYFAFTVHIDGLRERHDASVAKEGTFDEAVAAIKEAKARGFRVTTNSTFFNTDTAQTVVEVLDYLNDDLQVDEMMLSPGYAYEKAPDQEHFLGVQQTRELFKKAFSGGNRRRWRLNHSPLFLDFLEGKVDFECTAWGIPNYSLFGWQRPCYLMSDGYVPTYRELVEKTDWSKYGRGRDPRCENCMAHCGYEPTAVLATMGSLKASIRAARETVAANRSH
- the ispG gene encoding flavodoxin-dependent (E)-4-hydroxy-3-methylbut-2-enyl-diphosphate synthase codes for the protein MTAISLGIPSMPLKPLAVRRKSRQIMVGGVPVGGDAPVSVQSMTTTVTADVNATLQQIAQLTASGCQIVRVAVPSQDDAEALPAIARKSQIPVIADIHFQPKYVFAAIDAGCAAVRVNPGNIKQFDDKVREIAGAASAAGVPIRIGVNAGSLDRRLMEKYGRATPEALVESALWECSLFEEHGFRDIKISVKHNDPVVMVNAYRQLAAACDYPLHLGVTEAGPAFQGTIKSAVAFGALLAEGIGDTIRVSLSAPPVEEVKVGNQILESLGLRQRGLEIVSCPSCGRAQVDVYKLAEEVTAGLEGMNVPLRVAVMGCVVNGPGEAREADLGVASGNGKGQIFVKGEVIKTVPESRIVETLIEEALKLAEQMEADGVESGEPTVTAG
- the dxs gene encoding 1-deoxy-D-xylulose-5-phosphate synthase; protein product: MTLLESISEPADLKRLAPAQLPLLADEIREFLIRAVSRAGGHLGPNLGVVELTVALHRVFDSPRDRILFDTGHQSYVHKLLTGRQDFSGLRVKGGLSGYPSRAESEHDVIENSHASTVLGYADGLAKANQLLGHRDRSVVAVIGDGALTGGMAWEALNNIAEAQDRPLVIVVNDNERSYAKTIGGLANHLATLRTTQGYERFLSWGREALQRTPVVGRPMLGALHGAKKGFKDSFAPQGMFEDLGLKYLGPIDGHDTAAVESALERARGFGGPVIVHCLTEKGHGYRPAEEDDADHFHSVGAMDPFTCLPLSPATGTSWTSVFGREMVAVGRDRPDVVAITAAMLQPVGLAGFAEAYPDRIFDVGIAEQHAAVSAAGLATGGLHPVVAVYATFLNRAFDQVLMDVALHRLGVTFVLDRAGVTGTDGASHNGMWDMSVLQVVPGLRLAAPRDADQLRAQLREALDVDDAPTVVRFPKADVGPAISAVERIGGVDVLRRTTPPGGSPADPPDVLLVAVGTMAQPCLDAAALLTADGLSATVADPRWVKPVDPALVRLAAGHRLVVTVEDNGRTGGVGAAVAQALRDAEVRTPVRELGIPQQFLAHAARGEILNEIGLTGPGIAAQTAAFARTAGLTRVAARRRPNGTETAPGAAAARVPVLRPRTAEAARTRGGDPHRGL
- a CDS encoding polyprenyl synthetase family protein; amino-acid sequence: MRVDTRLDTQSTEATVSVPALLERGRTLCTPRLREAVGRLAAPMDTVAAYHFGWIDRDGRPAAGDGGKAVRPALALLSAQAVGADPGIGAPGGAAVELVHNFSLLHDDLMDGDETRRHRATAWTVFGPAQAILVGDALFALATEVLLEAPEASAAAGGPAIQAADAARAVRRITSATRKLIDGQAQDLSFEHRDRVTVEECLEMEGNKTGALLACASSIGAVLAGADDRTADALERYGHDLGLAFQAVDDLLGIWGATEVTGKPHWGDLRQRKKSLPVSAALAEGGRASRRLAELLADPEGRGHEDEEQLAARAALIEEAGGRAWTQDEARRRHKTALAALDEVPMPDVVREHFVALAEFVVVRER
- a CDS encoding phosphorylase family protein, with the translated sequence MRRSYRFDGPAGEPFEPTAAGGGPLLVVCALGVERWALRGGDWTAPGMPARGAGRALLTATGMGPVRARRSVTALLSGGGSGYGALLATGFCAAAGPGIRPGDAVVAAEVRDEGQTSIGVPSCGLLADALRARGLTVHLGRIHSADRVVRGAAARRRLHDGGALGIDMETAAVLDAARRAAPGLPGAAVRIVVDTPEQELLRPGTVPSGVRAWRALRSAVPAFTAWHHALAPQSGATDPTDPSHPTETPIRTLPQEAS